A single window of Phyllostomus discolor isolate MPI-MPIP mPhyDis1 chromosome 13, mPhyDis1.pri.v3, whole genome shotgun sequence DNA harbors:
- the LOC114510241 gene encoding olfactory receptor 10S1, with protein MPADVTVVAEGRTGCSGCVTVMATEDSNQTVVSHFFLEGLMYTTEHPSFFFLLFLLIYTITLTGNLLILITVASDPHLSSPMYHFLGHLSFLDASLSTVTVPKVMAGLLSLDGKVISLQSCAVQLYCFHFLASTECFLYTVMAYDRYLAICQPLHYPVAMDRRKCAGLAGVTWALGAVHSAIHTSLTFRLLYCGPNHVAYFFCDIPPVLKLACADTAINELAMLASIGIVAVACLIIIIFSYGFIAVAVLQIRSPEGRQRAFSTCTSHLTVVCLYYIPPVCIYLQPHSSGAGAGAPAVFYTIVTPALNPFIYTLRNKAMKQALRRLLGQGSAAGSPPHQPVLGLP; from the coding sequence ATGCCTGCTGATGTCACTGTTGTTGCAGAGGGAAGAACTGGCTGCTCTGGGTGTGTGACAGTCATGGCGACAGAAGACTCCAACCAGACTGTGGTAAGCCACTTCTTCCTGGAGGGTCTGATGTACACAACTGAACACCCcagcttcttcttcctccttttcctcctcatcTACACCAtcaccttgactgggaatcttCTCATTCTCATAACTGTGGCCTCTGACCCTCATCTCTCCTCCCCTATGTACCACTTCCTGGGACACCTCTCCTTCTTGGATGCAAGTTTGTCTACAGTGACAGTGCCCAAGGTCATGGCCGGCCTCCTGTCGCTGGATGGAAAGGTGATCTCCCTCCAGAGCTGTGCGGTGCAGCTTTACTGCTTCCACTTCCTAGCCAGTACTGAGTGTTTCCTATACACagtcatggcctatgaccgctaccTAGCTATCTGCCAACCCCTGCACTACCCAGTTGCCATGGACAGGCGGAAGTGTGCAGGGCTGGCTGGAGTCACTTGGGCCCTCGGTGCTGTACACTCTGCCATCCATACCTCCCTCACCTTCCGGTTGCTCTACTGTGGCCCTAATCATGTTGCTTACTTCTTCTGTGACATCCCGCCTGTGCTGAAGCTGGCCTGTGCAGACACGGCCATCAATGAGCTTGCCATGCTTGCCAGCATTGGTATCGTGGCAGTAGCTTGCCTGATCATCATCATCTTTTCCTACGGCTTCATCGCCGTGGCGGTGCTGCAGATCCGCAGCCCCGAGGGCCGACAACGTGCCTTCTCCACCTGCACTTCCCACCTCACGGTGGTGTGTCTGTACTACATACCGCCTGTCTGCATCTACCTGCAGCCTCACTCCAGCGGGGCAGGAGCCGGTGCCCCAGCGGTCTTCTACACAATAGTCACACCAGCGCTCAACCCTTTCATTTACACTCTGCGGAACAAGGCAATGAAGCAGGCTCTGCGGAGACTTCTGGGCCAAGGGTCTGCCGCAGgcagcccaccccaccagcctgTGCTGGGACTCCCCTGA
- the LOC114509133 gene encoding olfactory receptor 6T1 gives MNPENWTQVTVFVLLGFPSSHVLQSLLFLGLMVTYIVTATGNLLIIGLSWMDRRLHTQMYFFLRNLSFLELLLVSVVVPKMLVIILTGDCSISFASCIIQSYFYFLLGTTDFFLLAVMSLDRYLAICRPLHYEILMSGRVCSQLVLASWLAGFLWVLCPTILMASLPFCGPNGIDHFFCDSWPLLRLSCGDTRLLELVAFVLSTSVLLGSLALTSVSYACILATVLRAPTAAERKKAFSTCASHLTVVITVYGSSIFLYIRLSESQSMLLNKGASVLSCIITPLLNPFIFSLRNDKVKQALRDALRWHKPMGGRKSEGHM, from the coding sequence ATGAATCCTGAAAACTGGACTCAGGTAACAGTGTTTGTCCTTCTGGGTTTCCCCAGTAGCCATGTCCTGCAGTCCCTGCTGTTCCTGGGGTTGATGGTGACCTATATTGTAACAGCCACAGGCAACCTACTGATTATTGGGCTCAGCTGGATGGACCGACGCCTACACACACAGATGTACTTCTTCCTGAGGAACCTGTCCTTCCTGGAGCTGTTGCTCGTGTCTGTTGTGGTTCCCAAGATGCTTGTCATCATCCTCACAGGGGATTGCTCTATCTCATTTGCCAGTTGCATCATCCAGTCCTACTTCTACTTCCTCCTAGGAACCACTGACTTCTTCCTCTTAGCTGTCATGTCTCTGGACCGTTACCTGGCAATCTGCCGACCACTCCACTACGAGATCCTGATGAGTGGTCGTGTCTGTTCCCAGCTAGTGCTGGCCTCCTGGCTAGCTGGATTCCTCTGGGTCCTTTGCCCTACCATCCTCATGGCTAGCTTACCTTTCTGTGGCCCCAATGGCATTGACCACTTCTTTTGCGACAGTTGGCCCTTGCTAAGGCTCTCCTGTGGGGACACTCGCCTGCTGGAGCTGGTGGCTTTTGTGCTCTCCACATCAGTATTATTGGGCTCACTGGCACTGACCTCAGTCTCCTATGCCTGCATCCTTGCCACTGTCCTCAGGGCCCCCACAGCTGCCGAGCGGAAGAAAGCATTCTCCACTTGTGCCTCCCACCTTACAGTGGTGATCACTGTCTATGGCAGCTCCATTTTTCTCTACATTCGTTTGTCAGAGTCTCAATCCATGCTGCTCAACAAAGGAGCCTCAGTCTTGAGCTGTATCATCACACCCCTCCTAAATCCATTCATCTTCAGTCTCCGCAATGATAAGGTGAAGCAGGCCCTGAGAGATGCACTGAGGTGGCACAAGCCCATGGGTGGGAGAAAATCTGAGGGCCACATGTGA
- the LOC114510421 gene encoding olfactory receptor 10G6 translates to MQSGNHTSVSYFILVGLHYPPPLGVPLFLAFFAIYALTVCGNGLIILTVLVDTKLHRPMYWFLCHLSFLDMTISYAIVPKMLSGFLLESSVISFGGCVIQLFSFHFLGCTECFLYTLMAYDRFLAICKPLHYATIMTHSICNYLALGTWLGGTLHSLFQTSFIFRLPFCGPNRVDYFFCDIPAILCLACADTTINELVTFVDIGFLALTCFVLILTSYGCIVAAILRIQSVDGRRNAFSTCAAHLTVVIVYYVPCTFIYLRPGSQEPLDAVVAVFYTVITPLLNPVIYTLRNKEMKAAIWRLGAGKDLQPH, encoded by the coding sequence ATGCAAAGTGGAAACCACACTTCTGTGTCCTACTTTATTTTGGTGGGCCTGCACTACCCACCACCACTGGGGGTACCACTCTTCCTAGCTTTCTTTGCCATCTATGCCCTCACTGTCTGTGGCAATGGGCTCATTATTCTCACAGTCTTGGTGGACACCAAGCTCCACCGCCCCATGTACTGGTTCCTATGCCACCTCTCCTTCTTGGACATgaccatttcctatgctattgtCCCCAAGATGTTATCTGGTTTTCTCTTGGAGAGCAGTGTTATCTCCTTTGGGGGCTGTGTaatccaacttttttctttccatttcctggGCTGCACTGAATGCTTCCTTTACACACTCATGGCTTACGATCGTTTCCTGGCCATTTGTAAGCCTTTACATTATGCCACTATCATGACTCACAGCATCTGTAACTACTTGGCTCTAGGGACCTGGCTGGGAGGCACACTCCACTCACTTTTCCAAACAAGCTTCATATTCCGCCTGCCCTTCTGTGGTCCAAACAGGGTCGACTATTTCTTCTGTGACATTCCTGCCATACTATGTCTAGCTTGTGCTGACACCACCATCAATGAACTGGTCACCTTTGTGGACATTGGTTTCCTAGCCCTCACCTGCTTTGTGCTTATCCTCACTTCCTATGGCTGCATAGTGGCTGCCATCCTGCGAATCCAGTCTGTCGATGGACGCCGCAATGCTTTCTCCACCTGTGCTGCCCACCTCACTGTCGTCATTGTTTACTATGTGCCTTGCACCTTCATTTACCTTCGTCCTGGCTCACAGGAGCCCCTGGATGCAGTGGTGGCTGTTTTCTACACTGTCATCACTCCCTTACTTAACCCTGTCATCTATACACTGCGCAACAAAGAAATGAAGGCAGCGATATGGAGGCTGGGAGCGGGGAAGGATTTGCAGCCTCATTGA